From the genome of Kaistella daneshvariae, one region includes:
- the rhuM gene encoding RhuM family protein, producing the protein MEIKKPIEIFQANDGSTQIDVQFEQETVWLTQAQMAELFETTSQNITMHLKSIFKDEELNENSTCKDFLQVRREGTRTVKRKQLHYNLDAIISVGYRVKSARATQFRIWANKVIKEYLVKGYAVNEKRLAQKEQEVQLLKNGIQILSRVVEEKTDENEWLSIFSKGLQLLDDYDHEELDSKGLTKKQAIYPAREDYQQLINVMVVDFDSQVFGKEKNQNFESSIAQIEKGFGENDFYPTLEEKATMLLYLVVKNHSFVDGNKRIAAACFLKFLQTNKMLFNAQNELIIGNDTLASLTLFIASSKPEEMETVKRLVISVLNRNN; encoded by the coding sequence ATGGAGATTAAAAAACCAATAGAAATTTTTCAAGCCAACGATGGTTCAACTCAAATAGATGTACAATTTGAACAAGAAACAGTCTGGCTTACACAAGCACAAATGGCAGAACTTTTTGAGACTACATCTCAAAATATTACGATGCACTTGAAAAGTATTTTCAAAGATGAAGAACTTAATGAAAATTCAACTTGTAAGGATTTCTTACAAGTTCGAAGAGAAGGAACGAGAACTGTAAAAAGAAAACAATTGCACTACAATTTAGATGCGATTATTTCAGTAGGATATAGAGTAAAATCAGCAAGAGCAACCCAATTCCGAATTTGGGCAAACAAAGTTATAAAAGAATATTTAGTCAAAGGTTACGCAGTCAACGAAAAAAGATTAGCCCAAAAAGAGCAGGAAGTTCAACTCCTAAAAAATGGGATTCAGATTTTAAGTCGCGTTGTTGAAGAGAAAACAGATGAAAATGAATGGCTGTCAATTTTCTCTAAAGGCTTACAATTATTAGATGATTATGACCACGAAGAATTGGATTCTAAAGGTTTAACTAAAAAACAAGCAATTTATCCTGCCAGAGAAGATTATCAACAACTTATAAATGTAATGGTTGTTGATTTTGATTCACAAGTATTTGGAAAAGAAAAGAATCAAAATTTTGAAAGTTCAATTGCTCAAATAGAAAAAGGTTTCGGAGAAAATGATTTCTATCCAACATTGGAGGAGAAAGCAACAATGCTTCTATATTTAGTTGTGAAAAATCATTCTTTTGTAGATGGCAATAAAAGAATTGCAGCGGCGTGTTTTCTTAAATTTTTACAAACCAATAAAATGCTTTTCAACGCCCAAAATGAACTAATTATTGGGAATGATACTTTAGCTAGTTTAACGCTTTTCATAGCATCAAGTAAACCAGAAGAAATGGAAACCGTTAAACGATTGGTGATAAGTGTTTTGAATAGGAATAATTAA
- a CDS encoding DUF6088 family protein: MESIDIKILEKIKKAKRGSLFYTEDFLSFGNYKAVSKALERLVNEEQLSRVSRGIFAVLEKDPHLGEVFPTAEKIAESIRKRDKARIIPTGTLALNALGLSTQIPTNLVYLTDGSARTIKVGKRTIVLKKASPKNLSAIGSISGIVIQALKEIGKENVTEVEIQTILNHLEKEESYRLEHDIKLAPEWIRIIMRKALKEVK; the protein is encoded by the coding sequence ATGGAAAGCATTGATATTAAAATACTTGAAAAAATTAAAAAAGCGAAGAGGGGTTCGCTTTTTTATACCGAAGATTTTCTTTCTTTTGGGAACTATAAAGCCGTTTCTAAAGCATTAGAACGTTTAGTGAATGAGGAACAACTTTCTAGAGTTTCTCGTGGTATTTTCGCTGTTTTAGAGAAAGATCCTCATTTGGGTGAAGTGTTTCCAACTGCAGAAAAAATTGCTGAATCTATCAGGAAAAGAGATAAAGCCCGGATTATTCCTACTGGTACTTTAGCGCTGAATGCTTTAGGGTTATCAACTCAAATTCCAACGAATTTAGTTTATTTAACTGATGGGTCAGCAAGAACAATAAAAGTCGGAAAAAGAACAATAGTTTTAAAAAAAGCAAGTCCTAAAAACCTTTCGGCAATTGGTTCTATAAGTGGAATTGTTATTCAAGCATTGAAAGAAATTGGAAAAGAAAATGTAACAGAAGTTGAAATTCAAACGATATTAAATCATTTAGAAAAAGAGGAATCTTATCGTTTAGAACATGATATTAAATTGGCTCCTGAATGGATAAGGATTATTATGCGTAAAGCTTTGAAAGAGGTAAAATGA
- a CDS encoding nucleotidyl transferase AbiEii/AbiGii toxin family protein, protein MKNKFLNLPEQTRINAINQIAEEKGISPFAVEKDWWVTQTLSIIFEMEEAPYLVFKGGTSLSKSWNLIQRFSEDIDLAIDREFLGFSETPKRKTNLRKKSGKFVSEEFYPKLQKRFIEKGIGKDVRFTLEDAQSDQDPRIINIYYPTLIVAIGYMNPRVQIEVGCRSLKEPYSNCLVSSFIDEEYKNLDFAELAFNVPSVNPERTFLEKIFLLHEEFQKPFEKIRVNRLSRHLYDIYSLYHSEYKDKALRDKELYLTIVQHRIEFTKIAGVDYSLHSPKTINPIPPDEIIKQWERDYETMKSEMLYSEHRPEFSEIIKTLEKLKSEINKLEWVVFER, encoded by the coding sequence ATGAAAAATAAATTTTTAAACTTACCAGAACAAACAAGAATAAATGCAATCAATCAAATTGCTGAAGAAAAAGGAATTTCACCTTTTGCAGTTGAAAAGGATTGGTGGGTTACACAAACTTTATCTATCATTTTTGAAATGGAAGAAGCTCCTTATTTAGTATTTAAAGGTGGAACTTCATTAAGTAAGTCGTGGAATTTAATTCAAAGGTTTTCAGAAGATATAGATTTAGCAATAGACAGAGAATTTTTAGGATTTTCCGAAACTCCGAAAAGAAAGACTAATCTTAGAAAAAAGTCCGGAAAATTCGTTTCAGAAGAATTCTATCCCAAATTGCAAAAACGCTTTATCGAAAAGGGTATTGGTAAGGATGTTCGTTTTACTTTAGAAGATGCACAGTCAGATCAAGATCCAAGAATCATTAATATTTACTATCCAACTTTAATAGTTGCGATAGGATATATGAATCCTAGAGTCCAGATAGAAGTTGGTTGTAGGTCATTGAAAGAGCCATATTCAAACTGTTTAGTTTCATCATTTATAGACGAGGAATATAAAAATTTGGATTTTGCTGAATTAGCTTTTAATGTTCCATCAGTTAATCCTGAAAGAACATTTCTAGAGAAAATTTTTCTACTTCATGAAGAGTTTCAAAAACCTTTTGAAAAAATAAGAGTTAATCGACTGAGCAGACATCTCTATGATATTTATTCATTATATCATTCGGAATATAAAGATAAGGCATTACGAGATAAAGAACTTTATCTAACTATTGTTCAGCATAGAATTGAGTTCACCAAAATAGCAGGAGTTGATTATAGTCTTCACAGCCCTAAAACGATCAATCCAATCCCTCCAGATGAAATTATCAAACAATGGGAACGTGATTATGAAACCATGAAATCAGAAATGTTGTATAGTGAACACAGACCTGAGTTTTCTGAAATCATTAAAACGCTCGAAAAGCTAAAGTCTGAAATTAATAAATTGGAATGGGTTGTTTTTGAGAGGTAA
- a CDS encoding ATP-binding protein, producing the protein MKMRINPNSSIRSGYSYEDLFVLKLSVDWLRDPERYSEIKIQFIPEDLGIKGFALDDVTATRKNGGVEYYQIKHLQNPDSDFWDLNKLISKGLTKWIKSFSALKESERFCSLITNGRLDDELCESFDDSLFNFEKIQKNDATFIQVLETEGYSELILKSFFDNFEFKFNQPSKTFLEEELRQVLYKDLKVTKAGVDSLLLYIAQQGSDKYPQIITLNEIRSRLSWDNPRPLNQNFVVPSDFQFFDKVIHQDIIDELQTLNGGVKVFIGKPGSGKSTYLSRLYSILKKKGCLVFRHHYHLNPKDSSFHERLNSERVIEGLKAEFKRQKNSVIESLGEQNTSHIQLKEFIDQISNYSRNSNVPFILIIDGLDHVIREGNSQRQLIDFLNEVLFPQKGFWLLIGTQEMATDCFPNAIHQYAPKSEWIEIKGLNRQSIKFIVNKSFPKQEESYGSHYEKIISKIQKLTAGNPLHLRYVLTEIKNRKMYLSTYDLDNISPYNGEIEKYYEAIWRRLPELCKTISFALTTLDFKLQEEQLYSLVSNLDIKPHKIVESFTQIRHLFRFDLRGISVFHNSFLVFILTQPELRMQQISLYQELEKWLKDEDQKELSWSELPKIQYYLGKPDLLLSINNDWITYHYLKGKSETIIENTLYIASKASFELKSFEKVIYFSTVLSLFRNREYNLGDTLATMWVTSFGMTTDSSLSFPHFSELTGYQVKEILIELFRKGKISEIPEDAINRINELFQTSDEDSNELAKYWVEVLCHAQHDINRVFNFIKQFRKEKRSSFLFGYYVKELLRVNSSEHKIYKIRSFKINFEEKQEIAKSLIFDDLLVKTPKYQDLIFKLLKGNDLLRNLYCKIFNLDYNSNLEILQFESFPKEVKYFSYEVHPISKKFEQNLICSFLNEEINYISIIPNDKNEDWLVQLYNAVLQIGEIIRLHYNSKNYLTIKSSLLPLIELTELNFSENREIYDYEREAIPKIINIALWLTTTVNRFNGAQHELNYDDLDFLNKWKFYNRKSLHEVIISKMVFVDENDFNFFIQNESKYSLEEVIPFNEKAQRLCELAIFALNNTDTNHAKILINEASKNILAYGNHKDMLLYQILESIEICVKSSSTKGNEFIKQIFPYVFNIEKLTDGDETSHFMGKLCGLLASVDSQLLYNQYFYNIEKRAYYDIENCFDDILYSFDYKDPVAEAIAGTALEPHFSTLQKVSKEKPDAIPVCSELQRRFNYDSSTEVNKEEKAIQIDEKLGAIFPSKIREHIENEIGYKIRFVDYSISSLLLDWFRSRLHKKLNTEESIIEIKIIINNDYSKVSSELLDEIYPFAYEFDKEFAYQCISWAHSNGGGWSMFSHNIEESQIRWKKVKTGFSERINDFYFKTVANVGLRYGTDKDYTIPIPNSTQFFVDTENLYEAERITQYYLDILPHIFPNVELKVPDYFSKPLKITNFDILISRLSWISPIVRGLAGEKIANLLRFDKIGEYHSVFLKYLFEEKLESRVCEGLLVIIKSLAESDSFTYTHITQSVLDNLLAVRCMATDLLMMKISSKLNLNLRFAEPLILAISSGKTKLTEEKFKHLVGRNLPLIYLDNIEFLQSEANDGFVVWNVWCKMYENECDFRSLKYNRNSDEDFKNSQHNYMRGRCTIFADILKSTFFRIIDALYQFDLIDYRDIWKLTIKNLPVDYSLWGVAIVNKPDWLPKLSINSSFEIENLKEVYSNLFRSENEYIPLYFSYSSPIKQNPDDRKSNFYELETTLFACNEDFIDISSEEEIHTRLWDVGFWYNPIPTPYQFGILDCELEFNESKHVSSELVPLVAPLVNQTNNMWNYFRVKNNIFLLSKTLSKDLLFDISSSQIIYKNSDGIIAFFGDFLEDFKDTAPFGEPIGYGSYLMVKKSYLENFMEFYNKKVGVLVKYNLIKKKNLGREDRYEENESFEKFLLNI; encoded by the coding sequence ATGAAAATGAGAATCAATCCAAACAGTTCAATACGAAGTGGCTATTCGTATGAAGATTTATTTGTTTTAAAATTGAGTGTGGATTGGTTACGTGATCCAGAACGGTATTCTGAAATAAAAATTCAGTTTATTCCTGAAGATTTGGGAATAAAAGGATTTGCACTGGATGATGTAACTGCAACTCGTAAAAATGGAGGTGTAGAATATTATCAAATTAAACATCTACAAAATCCTGATTCGGATTTTTGGGATTTAAACAAATTAATTAGCAAAGGCCTTACAAAATGGATTAAATCGTTTTCTGCATTGAAAGAAAGTGAACGATTTTGTTCTTTGATTACCAATGGTCGGTTAGATGATGAGCTATGTGAATCGTTTGATGATAGTCTTTTTAATTTTGAAAAAATCCAAAAAAATGATGCCACTTTTATTCAAGTATTAGAAACCGAGGGATATTCGGAATTAATATTAAAATCTTTTTTTGACAATTTTGAATTTAAATTTAATCAGCCAAGTAAAACCTTTTTGGAAGAAGAATTACGACAAGTTTTATATAAGGATCTAAAAGTTACTAAAGCCGGTGTCGATAGCTTGTTATTATATATTGCTCAACAAGGTTCGGATAAATACCCACAAATCATTACTCTCAATGAAATAAGATCAAGATTATCATGGGATAATCCAAGACCTTTAAATCAAAATTTTGTTGTCCCATCTGATTTTCAATTTTTTGATAAGGTAATTCATCAAGATATTATTGATGAATTACAAACTTTGAATGGTGGAGTAAAAGTATTCATAGGTAAACCGGGCTCGGGGAAAAGTACATATCTTTCTAGATTATATAGTATTTTAAAGAAGAAAGGGTGTCTTGTTTTTCGACATCATTATCATCTGAATCCTAAAGATTCATCTTTTCATGAAAGATTAAATTCAGAAAGAGTTATAGAGGGACTTAAAGCCGAATTCAAGAGGCAGAAAAATTCAGTAATAGAATCATTGGGAGAACAAAATACTTCTCACATCCAATTAAAAGAGTTTATTGATCAAATTTCGAATTATAGTAGAAATTCAAATGTTCCATTCATTTTGATTATTGATGGTCTTGATCATGTTATAAGAGAAGGAAATAGCCAAAGGCAACTTATTGACTTTCTGAATGAAGTACTATTTCCACAAAAGGGATTTTGGTTACTAATTGGAACACAAGAAATGGCAACAGATTGTTTCCCTAATGCTATTCATCAATACGCTCCAAAAAGTGAATGGATAGAAATTAAAGGATTAAATCGTCAAAGCATCAAATTCATAGTGAACAAATCTTTTCCTAAACAAGAAGAATCCTACGGAAGTCATTACGAAAAAATTATTTCAAAAATTCAAAAATTAACAGCAGGAAATCCTCTGCATTTAAGATATGTTCTTACGGAAATTAAGAACCGGAAAATGTATTTGTCTACCTATGATTTGGATAATATTTCTCCATATAATGGCGAAATTGAGAAATATTATGAAGCAATTTGGAGAAGGCTACCTGAACTTTGTAAAACCATATCCTTTGCCCTGACAACCCTTGATTTCAAGTTACAGGAAGAACAGTTATACTCTTTAGTTTCAAATCTAGACATAAAACCTCATAAAATAGTTGAAAGTTTTACGCAAATTCGTCATTTATTTAGATTTGACTTAAGAGGAATATCAGTATTTCATAATAGTTTTTTAGTATTTATCCTCACACAACCAGAATTGAGGATGCAACAAATTAGCTTATATCAAGAACTTGAAAAGTGGTTGAAAGATGAGGACCAAAAAGAACTCTCTTGGTCTGAACTACCAAAAATTCAATATTATCTAGGTAAACCAGACCTTTTATTATCAATTAATAATGATTGGATTACCTATCACTATTTAAAAGGGAAAAGCGAAACCATCATAGAAAACACTCTTTACATCGCCTCTAAAGCTTCATTTGAGCTTAAATCCTTCGAAAAAGTAATTTATTTCTCAACTGTTTTAAGTCTGTTCAGAAATAGAGAGTACAATCTAGGAGATACATTAGCAACAATGTGGGTGACATCATTCGGAATGACAACTGATTCTTCACTTTCATTTCCTCATTTTTCAGAATTGACTGGCTATCAAGTCAAGGAAATATTAATTGAATTATTTAGAAAAGGTAAGATTTCAGAAATTCCAGAGGATGCTATCAATCGTATCAATGAGTTATTTCAAACAAGTGATGAAGATTCAAATGAGCTGGCAAAATATTGGGTAGAGGTTCTATGTCATGCCCAACATGATATTAACAGGGTTTTTAATTTTATCAAACAATTCAGAAAAGAAAAAAGATCCTCATTTTTATTTGGATATTATGTCAAAGAACTTCTAAGGGTAAATTCTTCTGAACATAAAATTTATAAAATAAGATCTTTTAAAATTAATTTTGAAGAAAAACAGGAAATCGCTAAAAGTCTGATTTTTGATGACTTATTAGTAAAAACACCTAAATACCAAGATTTAATTTTCAAACTTTTAAAAGGAAATGATTTATTAAGGAATTTATATTGTAAAATATTTAATTTAGATTATAATTCAAATTTGGAGATTTTGCAATTTGAATCATTTCCAAAAGAAGTAAAATATTTTTCTTACGAAGTTCATCCAATTTCTAAAAAATTTGAACAGAATCTCATTTGTTCATTTCTTAATGAAGAAATAAATTATATTTCAATTATTCCTAATGATAAAAACGAAGATTGGTTAGTCCAATTGTACAATGCAGTTCTACAAATTGGTGAGATAATTCGATTACATTATAATTCTAAAAATTATTTAACAATTAAATCTTCACTCTTGCCTTTAATTGAGCTTACAGAATTGAATTTTTCTGAAAATCGTGAAATTTATGACTATGAAAGAGAAGCGATACCTAAAATAATTAATATAGCTCTTTGGCTAACAACAACTGTTAATAGGTTTAACGGCGCGCAACATGAACTTAACTACGATGATTTGGATTTTTTAAACAAATGGAAGTTTTATAATCGTAAATCTTTACATGAAGTCATCATTTCCAAAATGGTTTTTGTTGATGAAAATGATTTCAATTTTTTTATACAAAATGAATCAAAATATAGTTTAGAAGAAGTTATTCCCTTCAACGAAAAAGCGCAAAGATTATGTGAGTTAGCAATCTTTGCACTAAATAACACTGATACTAATCATGCCAAAATTCTAATTAACGAAGCATCAAAAAATATATTAGCATATGGAAATCATAAAGACATGCTTCTTTATCAGATTTTAGAAAGTATTGAGATTTGTGTAAAATCTAGCTCAACAAAAGGGAATGAATTTATCAAACAAATTTTCCCATATGTTTTTAATATTGAAAAACTGACAGATGGCGATGAAACAAGTCATTTTATGGGCAAATTATGTGGTTTATTAGCATCTGTTGATTCTCAGCTACTATATAATCAATATTTCTATAACATTGAAAAACGTGCATATTATGATATTGAGAATTGTTTTGATGACATTTTATATTCATTTGATTATAAAGATCCGGTGGCTGAAGCAATTGCAGGAACTGCCCTTGAACCTCATTTTTCAACTCTTCAAAAAGTTTCAAAAGAAAAACCAGATGCGATTCCAGTTTGTTCTGAATTACAGAGAAGATTTAATTATGATTCATCAACAGAAGTTAATAAAGAAGAAAAAGCAATCCAAATTGACGAAAAACTTGGTGCCATTTTTCCGTCTAAAATTAGAGAACATATAGAAAATGAAATAGGTTATAAAATTAGATTTGTTGATTATTCCATTTCGAGCCTTTTACTAGATTGGTTTCGGTCGCGATTGCATAAAAAATTAAACACCGAAGAAAGTATTATTGAAATAAAAATAATAATTAATAACGATTATTCAAAGGTCTCATCTGAGTTGCTTGATGAAATTTATCCTTTTGCATATGAGTTTGATAAAGAATTTGCCTATCAATGTATTTCATGGGCGCATTCTAATGGTGGTGGTTGGTCAATGTTTTCTCACAATATAGAAGAATCACAAATTCGATGGAAAAAAGTTAAAACTGGATTCTCTGAAAGAATTAATGACTTTTACTTTAAAACAGTTGCAAATGTTGGACTTCGTTATGGAACAGATAAAGATTATACAATACCAATTCCAAATTCCACTCAATTCTTCGTTGATACAGAAAATTTGTACGAAGCTGAAAGGATTACTCAGTATTACTTAGATATTCTCCCCCATATTTTCCCTAATGTGGAACTTAAAGTACCTGACTACTTTAGTAAGCCATTAAAAATAACAAACTTCGATATTTTAATATCAAGATTATCATGGATTAGCCCGATTGTTAGAGGTTTAGCAGGAGAGAAAATCGCTAATCTTTTAAGATTTGACAAAATAGGAGAATATCATTCTGTTTTTTTAAAATATTTATTTGAGGAAAAACTAGAGAGTAGAGTTTGTGAGGGATTACTGGTAATAATAAAATCACTTGCGGAATCCGATTCTTTCACATATACTCATATTACACAATCTGTTTTAGATAATTTATTAGCCGTCAGATGTATGGCTACGGATTTATTAATGATGAAGATTTCAAGTAAGCTTAATTTAAACTTGAGATTTGCAGAACCATTAATTTTAGCCATAAGTTCTGGAAAAACAAAGCTTACTGAAGAAAAATTTAAACATTTGGTTGGCAGAAATTTACCATTAATATATTTGGATAATATTGAATTCTTACAATCAGAAGCTAATGACGGTTTTGTAGTATGGAATGTTTGGTGTAAGATGTATGAAAATGAATGTGATTTTAGAAGTTTAAAATATAACCGCAACTCAGACGAAGATTTTAAAAATTCTCAACATAATTATATGAGAGGAAGATGTACAATATTTGCAGATATTCTTAAATCTACTTTCTTTAGAATAATTGATGCACTTTATCAATTTGATTTAATTGATTATAGAGATATTTGGAAACTTACCATAAAAAATTTACCAGTTGATTATTCGCTTTGGGGGGTTGCTATCGTTAACAAACCAGATTGGTTACCAAAATTATCAATCAATAGTTCATTCGAAATTGAAAATTTAAAAGAAGTATATTCAAATTTATTTAGAAGTGAGAATGAGTACATACCATTATATTTTTCCTACTCTTCCCCTATCAAGCAAAACCCTGATGACCGGAAATCAAATTTCTATGAATTGGAAACAACACTATTCGCATGTAATGAAGACTTTATTGATATAAGTAGTGAAGAAGAAATTCATACTAGACTATGGGATGTTGGATTTTGGTACAATCCTATACCCACGCCTTATCAATTTGGAATACTAGATTGTGAGTTAGAATTCAACGAGTCTAAACATGTGTCATCCGAATTAGTTCCTTTGGTTGCTCCATTAGTAAATCAGACAAATAATATGTGGAACTATTTTAGAGTAAAAAACAATATTTTTCTTCTATCAAAAACACTTTCTAAAGATTTACTCTTTGACATATCTTCAAGCCAAATTATTTACAAAAATAGTGATGGAATTATTGCTTTTTTTGGAGATTTTCTCGAAGATTTTAAAGATACTGCCCCTTTTGGCGAACCAATTGGATATGGAAGCTATCTAATGGTAAAGAAATCATACTTAGAGAATTTTATGGAATTTTATAATAAAAAAGTTGGTGTTTTGGTAAAATATAATTTGATTAAGAAAAAAAATCTAGGACGAGAGGATCGTTATGAGGAGAATGAGAGCTTTGAAAAGTTTTTATTAAATATTTAG
- a CDS encoding zinc-dependent alcohol dehydrogenase, which translates to MKAAVFHSPGKITCDNVDDPKLEAQSDIILKVTSTAICGSDLHMYSGGIPQPRPMTMGHEFMGIVEEVGSDVSRLKVGDRVVVPFPVACGHCFFCNQELPGHCEHSNEENYGPEGGIMTEKGGGMFGYTDLYGGYDGGQAQYVRVPYADFGPRVVPENLSDEQALFLTDIFPTGYTGVMWAELKGGESVAIFGAGPVGSMAAKSAVLKNAGKVIVVDTVQYRLDQIKRLTGCETILWKNGKDVIDQIRDLTHGRGADVCIDAVGFEPERNLVDRAKAVVNFEKGSIKVVEACMSAVRRGGKVSILGVYPYNYDNFKLGQIFDKGLRIQAGQAPVHKVIDELLDYVKNGKVVLDDIITHRLSIDEVAKGYEIFDKKEDDCVKVVLDPWK; encoded by the coding sequence ATGAAAGCAGCAGTTTTTCACAGTCCAGGCAAGATTACGTGCGACAATGTCGACGATCCAAAATTAGAGGCGCAGTCTGACATTATTTTAAAAGTAACGTCCACCGCGATTTGCGGTAGCGACCTCCACATGTATTCCGGCGGAATACCGCAACCCCGACCGATGACCATGGGTCACGAATTTATGGGTATTGTAGAGGAAGTCGGCAGCGATGTATCACGACTGAAAGTCGGTGACCGCGTCGTAGTACCGTTTCCGGTCGCGTGCGGTCATTGTTTTTTCTGTAACCAGGAGTTACCGGGACATTGCGAGCACAGTAACGAAGAAAATTACGGTCCCGAAGGCGGAATTATGACCGAAAAAGGTGGCGGAATGTTTGGCTATACCGATCTTTACGGTGGCTACGATGGCGGTCAGGCGCAATATGTGCGCGTTCCCTACGCTGATTTCGGGCCACGTGTGGTTCCGGAAAATTTAAGCGATGAGCAGGCATTATTTTTAACCGATATTTTCCCCACAGGCTACACCGGAGTGATGTGGGCAGAACTGAAAGGAGGTGAATCCGTCGCTATTTTCGGTGCCGGACCGGTCGGAAGTATGGCGGCGAAAAGTGCCGTTCTGAAAAACGCCGGAAAAGTCATCGTGGTGGATACGGTACAATATCGCCTGGACCAGATTAAAAGACTCACTGGTTGCGAAACTATTTTGTGGAAAAACGGTAAAGACGTCATCGACCAAATTAGAGATTTAACACACGGACGCGGTGCCGATGTCTGCATTGATGCCGTAGGTTTCGAGCCGGAAAGAAATCTTGTTGACAGAGCAAAAGCTGTGGTGAACTTTGAAAAAGGTTCCATAAAAGTGGTAGAAGCCTGTATGAGTGCGGTTCGCCGAGGCGGTAAAGTTTCCATTTTGGGCGTGTATCCTTATAATTATGATAATTTCAAACTCGGGCAGATTTTCGATAAAGGTTTGCGAATTCAGGCGGGTCAGGCACCGGTTCATAAAGTAATCGACGAGCTTCTGGATTACGTTAAAAACGGAAAAGTGGTTCTGGATGACATTATCACGCACCGTTTGTCCATCGATGAGGTAGCGAAAGGTTATGAAATTTTCGATAAAAAAGAAGATGACTGCGTAAAAGTCGTCCTCGATCCGTGGAAATAA
- a CDS encoding nucleoid-associated protein, which produces MLTNLIIHKVGNKINQESLILSQAEYQLEETMTEMLEDFFLKSFKTEEQYQFYSDTYLVNNPVFSSVSEIFEDKSKFIFESENIAEHLYGISENPRVQAGELFIAYFEGEEKNGEKIDSIGIFKTENKSPFLKIQPEGDTFDIEKDYGISLAKLDKGCIIYNSFKESGYAVSVVDNNKNGDPYYWFEDFLKVKQRDDEYFHTQETLAVYKEYITKQLPQEFETTKADQADFLNKSINFFKEKEKFDYEEFTKEVLQDENVIESFGNFKSDYEQEMQVSISEDFAINEAAVKKQSRGFKSIIKLDKNFHIYVHGDRKMIEQGSDEKGKYYRLYFDEEK; this is translated from the coding sequence ATGCTCACCAATCTCATCATTCATAAAGTCGGAAATAAAATCAACCAGGAATCGCTCATCCTTTCTCAGGCGGAATATCAGCTCGAGGAAACCATGACCGAAATGCTGGAAGATTTTTTTTTGAAATCCTTTAAAACCGAAGAGCAGTACCAGTTTTACAGCGACACTTATTTGGTAAACAATCCGGTTTTCAGTTCGGTATCGGAAATTTTCGAGGATAAAAGCAAGTTTATTTTCGAATCGGAAAATATCGCCGAACACCTGTACGGAATTTCCGAAAATCCACGCGTGCAGGCCGGCGAGCTTTTCATCGCTTATTTTGAAGGTGAAGAAAAAAATGGTGAAAAAATAGATTCCATTGGTATTTTTAAAACCGAAAATAAAAGCCCGTTTCTGAAAATTCAGCCCGAAGGCGACACTTTCGACATTGAAAAAGACTACGGAATTTCGCTGGCGAAACTTGACAAAGGCTGTATTATCTACAATAGTTTTAAAGAATCCGGCTACGCGGTTTCGGTGGTTGATAACAACAAAAACGGCGATCCTTATTATTGGTTCGAAGATTTTTTAAAAGTTAAACAGCGCGATGATGAATATTTTCATACTCAGGAAACGCTCGCAGTTTACAAAGAATACATCACCAAACAGCTGCCGCAGGAATTCGAAACTACAAAAGCCGACCAAGCCGATTTTCTGAACAAATCCATTAATTTTTTCAAAGAAAAAGAGAAATTCGATTACGAAGAGTTTACCAAAGAAGTTTTGCAGGACGAAAACGTCATCGAAAGTTTCGGCAATTTCAAATCCGATTACGAGCAGGAAATGCAGGTTTCAATTTCGGAAGATTTTGCCATTAATGAAGCAGCGGTAAAAAAACAAAGCCGCGGTTTTAAAAGCATCATCAAGCTCGACAAAAACTTTCACATTTACGTGCACGGCGATCGAAAGATGATCGAACAGGGCAGCGACGAAAAAGGGAAGTACTACCGGCTGTATTTCGACGAAGAAAAATAA